A single genomic interval of Nostoc commune NIES-4072 harbors:
- a CDS encoding metallophosphoesterase — MHWLFTGHLRVDKITVKIAELPASLQGTTLVQLSDFHYDGLRLSEDMLEKAIALTNEAEPDLILLTGDYVTDDPTPIHQLVHRLKHLQSRCGIYAVLGNHDIYYSHSKAEVTQALTSIGVHVLWNEIAYPLGKQLPLVGLADYWSREFYPAPVMNQLDSVTPRIVLSHNPDTAKILQQWRVDLQLSGHTHGGHIVIPGIGPVVFYYKKLLKQIPKKLRRWVTFFLGDCSKVVRYWEWAQGFHKVEENQLYVNRGLGTYKPGRLFCPPEVTVITLVSH; from the coding sequence ATGCATTGGTTGTTTACAGGACATTTAAGAGTAGATAAAATCACGGTTAAGATTGCGGAACTTCCAGCATCTTTACAAGGTACAACGCTAGTGCAGTTGTCAGATTTTCACTACGATGGTTTGCGGCTATCGGAGGATATGTTAGAAAAAGCGATCGCACTTACTAACGAAGCTGAACCAGATTTAATTCTATTAACTGGTGATTACGTAACTGACGATCCGACACCGATTCACCAATTGGTGCATCGACTCAAACATCTGCAAAGTCGCTGTGGTATCTACGCCGTACTTGGTAATCACGATATCTATTACAGCCACTCAAAAGCAGAAGTTACACAGGCGTTAACTAGCATTGGGGTGCATGTGCTTTGGAATGAAATCGCCTATCCACTAGGAAAACAATTACCATTGGTAGGATTAGCTGATTATTGGTCACGGGAATTTTACCCTGCACCAGTCATGAATCAACTAGACTCGGTTACACCCCGTATCGTTTTATCTCATAATCCAGATACAGCTAAGATATTGCAACAATGGCGGGTAGATTTGCAACTATCTGGTCATACCCACGGTGGGCACATCGTAATTCCAGGTATTGGCCCTGTAGTATTTTATTATAAAAAGCTACTCAAACAAATTCCCAAAAAATTACGGCGTTGGGTAACATTTTTCTTAGGAGACTGTTCTAAAGTCGTGCGATATTGGGAGTGGGCGCAAGGGTTTCACAAGGTCGAAGAAAATCAACTATATGTCAATCGCGGTTTAGGAACTTATAAACCAGGACGTTTATTTTGTCCGCCAGAAGTGACTGTAATTACGTTAGTTAGTCATTAG
- a CDS encoding pentapeptide repeat-containing protein: protein MKLQLLAAMALATPLFFSSSVRAENPQDLEKLLSTGACVNCNLSGANLSGAHLIGADLRGSKLQGANLVGANLEGADLTGANLAGANLTSAYVSNVNLKQTNLNGVNFTRATIHDSNVYKASMNDLNLTDAEIFNTGIGVGGEDAEIPDWD from the coding sequence ATGAAACTCCAGCTATTAGCGGCCATGGCCTTAGCAACTCCCCTATTTTTCAGTAGCTCGGTTAGAGCCGAGAATCCGCAGGACTTAGAAAAGCTGCTTTCAACTGGGGCATGTGTTAACTGCAATCTATCCGGAGCTAACCTTAGTGGCGCTCATTTAATTGGTGCTGACTTGAGAGGCTCGAAGCTCCAAGGAGCCAACCTAGTAGGCGCTAACCTCGAAGGTGCTGACTTAACTGGTGCAAACTTGGCAGGTGCTAACCTAACATCCGCTTATGTAAGCAATGTGAATTTGAAGCAAACCAATCTCAACGGCGTAAATTTTACTCGCGCTACGATTCACGATTCTAATGTGTATAAAGCATCAATGAATGATCTCAACCTCACTGATGCCGAAATCTTTAACACTGGAATCGGGGTTGGTGGAGAAGATGCTGAGATTCCGGATTGGGACTAG
- a CDS encoding metallophosphoesterase, whose protein sequence is MHWLLSGPLSIEKLTVNITGLPASLQGQKLVQLSDFHYDGLRLSEEMLEKAIAFTNEAKPDLILLTGDYITDDPTPIHQLILRLKHLQSRCGIYAILGNHDIHYQNAKTEVTDALTSIGIHVLWNEIAYPLGKELPLVGLADYWSREFNPVPLMNQLNPDTPRIVLSHNPDTAEILQTWRVDLQLSGHTHGGQIVIPGIGPAMFFYDKLAEKIPKKVQRRFPFLSENISVVSHWEWAQGFHKLGKNQLYVNRGLGTYLPGRLFCRPEVTIITLQVE, encoded by the coding sequence ATGCATTGGTTGTTATCTGGGCCGTTGAGTATAGAGAAATTGACGGTTAATATTACAGGGTTGCCTGCATCTTTACAAGGTCAGAAGCTGGTGCAGTTGTCAGATTTTCACTACGATGGTTTGCGGCTGTCGGAAGAAATGTTAGAAAAAGCGATCGCATTTACTAACGAAGCTAAACCAGATTTAATTCTATTAACTGGTGACTACATAACTGACGATCCAACGCCGATTCACCAACTGATACTTCGACTCAAACATCTGCAAAGTCGCTGTGGTATCTATGCTATTCTTGGCAATCACGATATACATTACCAAAACGCAAAAACAGAAGTTACCGATGCCCTTACTAGCATTGGAATCCACGTCCTTTGGAATGAAATCGCCTATCCACTAGGAAAAGAATTACCATTGGTAGGATTAGCTGATTATTGGTCACGGGAATTTAATCCTGTACCATTAATGAATCAACTAAACCCCGACACACCCCGCATCGTTTTATCCCACAACCCAGATACTGCGGAGATACTGCAAACATGGCGAGTTGACTTACAATTATCTGGTCATACTCACGGTGGTCAAATCGTGATTCCCGGAATTGGCCCAGCAATGTTTTTTTACGACAAGCTTGCAGAAAAAATACCTAAAAAAGTGCAGCGTCGATTTCCATTTTTGTCAGAAAATATTTCTGTAGTCAGCCATTGGGAATGGGCACAGGGTTTCCATAAGCTGGGGAAAAATCAGCTATATGTCAATCGTGGTTTGGGAACTTACCTCCCAGGACGCTTATTTTGCCGCCCAGAAGTTACTATAATCACCCTACAGGTTGAGTAA
- a CDS encoding RNA-guided endonuclease InsQ/TnpB family protein, with protein MLHKVVQVRLYPSVEQEMQLAQTFGCARWWWNYALNKSIETYKETGKGLSRVALNAFLPTLKKAEETVWLADCYSQVLQATTLNLTTAYKNFFEKRAGFPKFKSRHGKQSVQYPQNVKIVDGNVKLPGNIGIVKAKIHRAIEGKIKTVTVSKTPSGKYLASILTEIEGENPVISEGKIYGIDLGLKHFAVVTDGEKVSFYDNPKHLAKHEKNLKRKQKKLARKQKGSNSRNRYRKVVAKVYERVSNSRQDFLHKLSYKLVSDSQAVIVENLNVKGMVRNHKLAKSISDVGWGTFTNFLAYKLERRGGKLVEIDRWFPSSKLCSNCFYQIGERQEDVREWTCPHCNTHHDRDANAAQNIRAEGIRMILAEGSAVSAVGGEVSPILGRKSKFRHSPLITEAPTSTVLGKLG; from the coding sequence GTGTTACACAAGGTTGTACAAGTCCGTTTATATCCGTCAGTTGAGCAAGAAATGCAACTAGCTCAAACATTTGGGTGTGCTAGATGGTGGTGGAATTACGCTCTAAATAAGTCGATTGAAACTTATAAAGAAACGGGTAAGGGACTTAGCCGTGTAGCACTCAACGCATTTCTTCCTACACTCAAAAAGGCAGAAGAGACTGTGTGGTTAGCAGATTGTTATAGCCAAGTTTTACAGGCTACAACACTCAATCTAACTACAGCCTACAAAAACTTTTTTGAAAAACGTGCTGGATTTCCTAAGTTCAAGTCTCGGCATGGAAAACAGTCTGTCCAATATCCTCAAAATGTCAAAATCGTAGATGGTAATGTCAAACTTCCTGGCAACATAGGGATAGTCAAAGCCAAAATACATAGAGCGATTGAGGGAAAAATCAAGACTGTTACTGTGAGTAAAACGCCTTCTGGTAAATATCTTGCATCCATTCTGACTGAAATTGAAGGTGAAAATCCGGTTATTTCAGAAGGTAAAATTTATGGCATTGATTTAGGACTAAAACACTTTGCTGTCGTAACCGATGGCGAGAAAGTGTCTTTTTACGATAATCCCAAGCACCTTGCCAAGCATGAGAAAAACCTCAAACGTAAGCAGAAAAAATTAGCACGTAAACAAAAGGGGAGTAATTCAAGAAATAGATATAGAAAAGTTGTTGCCAAAGTGTACGAGCGAGTTAGTAACTCAAGGCAAGATTTTCTGCATAAACTTAGTTACAAGTTGGTCAGCGATAGCCAAGCTGTCATAGTAGAAAATCTTAATGTCAAAGGCATGGTTCGTAATCACAAATTGGCGAAATCAATATCTGATGTAGGATGGGGAACATTCACTAACTTTCTAGCCTATAAGCTAGAACGCAGAGGTGGAAAGTTGGTTGAAATTGATAGGTGGTTCCCCAGTTCTAAGCTTTGCTCTAACTGTTTTTATCAAATAGGTGAGAGACAAGAGGATGTCCGTGAGTGGACTTGTCCTCATTGCAATACTCATCATGATCGTGATGCGAACGCCGCTCAGAACATTAGAGCAGAGGGTATCAGAATGATTTTGGCGGAAGGTTCAGCCGTCTCTGCTGTAGGAGGGGAGGTAAGTCCTATTCTTGGGCGAAAGTCTAAGTTTAGGCACTCCCCTTTGATTACAGAAGCCCCAACTTCAACCGTACTCGGTAAGTTGGGGTAG